In the genome of Sulfurimonas autotrophica DSM 16294, the window CAAAAATGGTATGATAATAATGGAAAAACAACGAAAACTGAACTATTTAAACATGACATACCGGTCAATGTTATGAAGCAAATTAAAAATAAAAATAAAGAGGCTAATATTCTAATAAACAATATTGATTTTTCTCCCCAAAAACAAAAATAACACTTCTTTAAGTGCTGTTTGACACTCTCTATTATCTTATTCTCAGTATAATAATTTTTTTTTAAAAGGCTTAAATAATGAAAAAAATTCTCTCTTTAATTGGTTCAATGCATACTATGGCAATTTTAATGCTTATATTTGCATTTACCATAGGGTACGCGACTATAGTTGAAAATGACTATGGAACGATGACTGCAAAAGCAGAAATTTATAATGCGAGATGGTTTGAAGTTTTACTTGGCTTGTTGGCACTTAATCTTTCATATAATATTTATAAATTCAAGATGTATAAGCTGAGTAAAGCTCCTCTTTTTATATTTCATGTGGCATTTTTAGTCATATTGTTTGGGGCGGCAGTAACCAGATACTTTGGTTATGAAGGTACTATGCATATTCGTGAAGGAGGCACTTCTTCGTCTATTCTAAGTGCAGATCCATATATGAATGTGCAGGTGAATGAGGGTAGTGATAAAAAGCAACTCTCTAAAATTTTATATCTTTCTAAAAGAGGCAATAATGATTTTGAAGCATCTTTCAAATTTAAAGATAAAAAAGTTGATGTAAAACTTGTAGAGTATATTCCTAATGCTATAGAAACTTTGGTGGAAGATAAAAATGGCAAAGCTATAGCTAAACTCATGATTACAGGCGGAGGTAAAGGAAAACCTGTAGCTTTGGAAGAGGGCAAGTTTTATAATGCGGGAAATTTTATCTTGGATTTTAATTCAGGTGAAGAGTTTAATAAGCCTGTTATAGCTATGTATATAAAAGACGGCACGCTGTATATGAAACACAATATGAAACTTTCTTATTTAAAAATGACTGATCGTTCTAAAGGCGATTTAAATGCAAATGAGAATGAAATATTCAACAAAAGAGTCTTGTACAGTACTGATTTAGGTGGTTTTGTGCTACGTAACTTTATGCTGCATGCACATAAAAAAGTTGTTTCAAACCCTAAATCTATATTGAGAGCTTCAGGTGTAGATGCCCTTAAGTTTTTGGTCCGTAGTAGTGATGCGCAAAAAGAAGTGTTGGTATATGCACAAAAAGGTCTTCAAGGTATGCCGGCTAATGTAGATATAAACGGTTTACATGTAAGTATTGCTTACGGTTCAAAAGAGATAAAAATTCCGTTTAAAATTAAGCTTCGTGATTTTCAGTTAGACAGATATCCCGGTTCTATGAGTCCTGCATCGTATGCAAGTGAAGTTGAGCTTATTGATAAAGAGATGGGTATAGATATGAAATACAGAATATATATGAACCACATTTTAGAGCATAGACATTACAGATTTTTCCAGGCTTCTTATGATATGGATGAAAAAGGAACAGTATTGTCAGTAAATCATGATCCGGGAACATTGCCGACTTATATAGGCTATTTTTTATTGGCACTTGGTATGTTTTGGGCACTTTTTTCAAAAAAACACAGATTTGCGAAGCTCTCGGCAAAAGCAAAAAAAGCAAGTGAATGTAAAATCGTTCCGGCATTGCTTATTGCAGGGTTAGCGTTTGCTGTTACACCGGGAAAGGCTGCCGAGCTTGATCCGGCGATTAAAACAATACTCTCTTTTGATAAAAATCATGCGCAAAAATTTGGACACTTGGTAGTGCAAGATACAAAAGGACGTATGAAGCCTATAGACACGCTCTCTTTGGAAGTGTTGGCAAAAATACACAGAAGTGCTACATTAAAAGTCGGCAAAACAGAGTTAAGCTCAAATCAGGTTCTTCTTGGAATGATGATACGTCCTGATATATATAGAGATATAAAACTCATTCAAACAAATGATGAAAAAATAAATGAAGCTATCGGTGTACGAAAAGATGCAAAATATGCTTCTTTTGCTCAATTCTTTCAAGACCCTGAAGGTATGAGAGGGTATAAAATTTTAAATCTTGTTGATGAAGCTTCAAGAAAGGCACCAAAAGACAGAAATAAATTAGACAAAGCTGCTCTAAAAATTGATGAAAAAGTGAATGTTGTATATATGGTTTTTACAGGTTCACTCCTGAAAATTTGGCCTAAACCAAATGATTTAAATAACAAATGGTATGCAACAATTGAAGCTTTAAAAACTTTTGATGCCGAGCAGGCTTTAAAAGTCAGAACGATAGCCATAGAGTATTTTACGGCTGTTGATGCCGCTCTTTCAAGTGGAGACTGGAGTAAAGCTGATACAGGATTGAAAAAGATAGATGAATATCAAAAGTTTTACGGTTCAGCAGTTTATCCGAGTGAAAATAAAATAAAAGCAGAAATTTTTTACAATCACTCAAATATTTTTGAAATTCTTTGGCCATTATATTTTATAATGGGTTTTGTACTGTTGATTTTGAGTTTTGTAAAAATTTTAAAGCCTAAATTTCAAATGGAAAAAATCACAAAGCTTTCTTTAGGACTTTTAGCCATTTTCTTTATTGTACATACGCTTGGGCTTACTCTTCGATGGTATATTTCAGGGCATGCACCATGGTCAAATGGTTTTGAGTCAATGAC includes:
- the ccsA gene encoding cytochrome c biogenesis protein; its protein translation is MKKILSLIGSMHTMAILMLIFAFTIGYATIVENDYGTMTAKAEIYNARWFEVLLGLLALNLSYNIYKFKMYKLSKAPLFIFHVAFLVILFGAAVTRYFGYEGTMHIREGGTSSSILSADPYMNVQVNEGSDKKQLSKILYLSKRGNNDFEASFKFKDKKVDVKLVEYIPNAIETLVEDKNGKAIAKLMITGGGKGKPVALEEGKFYNAGNFILDFNSGEEFNKPVIAMYIKDGTLYMKHNMKLSYLKMTDRSKGDLNANENEIFNKRVLYSTDLGGFVLRNFMLHAHKKVVSNPKSILRASGVDALKFLVRSSDAQKEVLVYAQKGLQGMPANVDINGLHVSIAYGSKEIKIPFKIKLRDFQLDRYPGSMSPASYASEVELIDKEMGIDMKYRIYMNHILEHRHYRFFQASYDMDEKGTVLSVNHDPGTLPTYIGYFLLALGMFWALFSKKHRFAKLSAKAKKASECKIVPALLIAGLAFAVTPGKAAELDPAIKTILSFDKNHAQKFGHLVVQDTKGRMKPIDTLSLEVLAKIHRSATLKVGKTELSSNQVLLGMMIRPDIYRDIKLIQTNDEKINEAIGVRKDAKYASFAQFFQDPEGMRGYKILNLVDEASRKAPKDRNKLDKAALKIDEKVNVVYMVFTGSLLKIWPKPNDLNNKWYATIEALKTFDAEQALKVRTIAIEYFTAVDAALSSGDWSKADTGLKKIDEYQKFYGSAVYPSENKIKAEIFYNHSNIFEILWPLYFIMGFVLLILSFVKILKPKFQMEKITKLSLGLLAIFFIVHTLGLTLRWYISGHAPWSNGFESMTYIAWATVLAGFIFSKQSPITLASTSILAGLILFVAHLSWMNPQITNLVPVLNSYWLSIHVSMITASYGFLGLGALLGFITLILFIVKNDKNDKQISLSIKELNAINEMSLMIGLVLLTVGNFLGGVWANESWGRYWGWDPKETWALVTILVYAVVVHVRFIKSIYNDFNYSVISLLAFTSVLMTYFGVNYYLAGMHSYAKGDPVPIPDFVPVTYAIVFVIIALAFRNRKLA